From Montipora foliosa isolate CH-2021 chromosome 6, ASM3666993v2, whole genome shotgun sequence, a single genomic window includes:
- the LOC138005716 gene encoding uncharacterized protein, with amino-acid sequence MLCFILLNSCGAKNAVVSVLVGDDDSSSISKVRQNVEHEVEKWSDVVHAKRSFGSSLYSIKAQNKSLTDMVIRYFQRCFGYALKQNKDNEKGVQNGLKSIVPHAYGDHSSCGNWCGYLKNPASYKHRGLPHGKDLTDKSLRQSLEKTIEVYASNAKKLAPLGSSQANEALNNTIGSKAPKIRHYGSSESNDFRVACAVGQKNLGHSYVSQVNFF; translated from the exons ATGTTATGTTTTATCCTACTTAACAGTTGTGGAGCAAAAAATGCAGTTGTATCTGTTCTTGTTGGGGATGATGATTCATCATCCATAagcaaagtgaggcaaaatgtTGAGCATGAGGTTGAAAAATGGTCAGACGTAGTCCATGCTAAAAGATCCTTTGGTAGCTCACTATACAGCATCAAGGCCCAAAACAAAAGCCTGACAGATATGGTGATACGGTATTTCCAGAGATGCTTCGGTTATGCACTAAAGCAAAATAAGGATAATGAAAAAGGTGTGCAAAACGGTCTGAAGTCTATCGTGCCCCATGCTTATGGTGACCATTCTTCCTGTGGCAACTGGTGTGGCTACTTAAAAAATCCTGCATCCTACAAACACAGAGGTCTTCCCCATGGCAAGGATCTTACTGACAAAAGCTTGAGGCAGTCCCTGGAAAAGACCATAGAA GTGTATGCTTCAAATGCCAAGAAACTAGCTCCCCTTGGGTCAAGCCAAGCTAATGAAGCACTCAACAACACTATTGGAAGCAAAGCTCCAAAGATCAGACACTATGGATCTAGTGAAAGCAATGACTTCCGTGTTGCATGCGCTGTTGGTCAAAAAAACTTAGGCCATTCTTATGTTTCTCAG GTGAATTTCTTTTAG